A region of Thermococcus argininiproducens DNA encodes the following proteins:
- a CDS encoding biotin--[acetyl-CoA-carboxylase] ligase: MRGGIRDSPVKRELLKQLRRKDVVSGDEIAQRMGISRVAVWKHIKELNMLGYEILSTPKGYALIREAHKPYPWELDFEVYYFKEVWSTMDIAKELAKEGKENVFIIAEKQKGGRGRLGRNWVSQEGGLYFSLVVRPKIPLKDVDKLVFPISSAIVEVLDEYGISAKMAPNGDIFVGNKKLAGILIEAEGEIDLVKYAIIGVGVNVNNLVPEDATSLKRELGKEINLLEFARVLFLRINHHLLKAIF, translated from the coding sequence ATGAGAGGAGGGATAAGAGATAGTCCAGTAAAGAGGGAACTATTGAAGCAGCTCCGGAGGAAAGATGTAGTGTCCGGTGATGAAATTGCTCAGAGGATGGGAATCTCTCGTGTAGCTGTTTGGAAACATATAAAAGAACTGAATATGTTAGGCTATGAAATTCTTTCTACTCCTAAAGGATATGCCCTGATCAGGGAAGCTCACAAGCCTTATCCATGGGAACTGGATTTTGAAGTGTATTATTTTAAAGAAGTTTGGTCCACAATGGATATTGCAAAAGAACTTGCAAAAGAAGGAAAAGAAAACGTCTTTATAATAGCAGAAAAACAGAAAGGAGGGAGAGGAAGACTAGGTAGGAATTGGGTTTCTCAGGAGGGGGGATTATACTTTTCTCTTGTTGTGAGGCCTAAAATACCACTGAAAGATGTAGATAAGCTTGTATTCCCTATTTCAAGTGCTATTGTAGAGGTATTGGATGAATATGGTATTTCTGCCAAGATGGCCCCTAATGGAGACATTTTTGTGGGGAATAAAAAACTTGCGGGAATATTAATTGAAGCTGAGGGAGAGATTGATTTAGTTAAATATGCCATAATCGGAGTGGGGGTGAATGTAAACAACCTTGTTCCTGAGGACGCAACCTCTCTAAAAAGAGAGCTTGGTAAAGAGATTAATCTTTTAGAGTTCGCGAGAGTATTATTCCTGAGGATTAATCACCATTTGTTAAAGGCAATCTTTTAA
- a CDS encoding biotin transporter BioY, with protein sequence MRAKDIAYPSLFAALTAVGAQIAIPLGTVPITLQVLFVLLSGFILGSRLGFLSQLIYLLMGSLGLPVFANLSGGFAYIYGPTGGYLIAFPLAAFLVGFLSERQETFLNYTLAMLLGILVIYLLGWFRLGIFMGGDFRKAFIVGVAPFVIIDLIKGGIATIVAKRVKQAVTI encoded by the coding sequence ATGAGGGCGAAGGATATTGCATACCCATCATTATTTGCTGCTTTAACTGCAGTTGGAGCTCAAATAGCAATTCCACTAGGAACTGTTCCAATAACACTTCAAGTTCTTTTTGTTTTATTAAGTGGTTTTATTTTGGGTTCCCGCCTAGGATTTTTGAGCCAGCTAATATACCTCCTCATGGGCAGCCTTGGCCTTCCAGTGTTCGCAAATCTAAGTGGTGGCTTTGCTTACATTTACGGTCCAACAGGAGGTTATTTGATAGCATTTCCCCTAGCAGCATTCCTAGTAGGCTTCCTAAGTGAAAGGCAAGAGACCTTTTTGAACTATACTCTCGCAATGCTTTTGGGAATTTTAGTGATTTACCTTCTTGGATGGTTCAGATTAGGGATTTTTATGGGAGGAGATTTCAGAAAGGCATTTATAGTGGGCGTAGCCCCCTTTGTGATAATAGACCTGATAAAGGGAGGAATTGCAACCATAGTTGCCAAGAGAGTTAAACAAGCCGTCACAATCTAG
- a CDS encoding energy-coupling factor transporter transmembrane component T family protein, with product MMYTLYLERDSFLHSMDPRVKIIGSFLGVVALILFNSPYLLLAIFLGLILILNFLGKIQYREIFKALKPLMPIVLIAMVIWPFILKPWYFGLLIGVGYGIRLLSVALLTLGLIMTTSQKDLVLGFIKMGMPYEIGLTLTIALRYIPTLYMLTQTIMDAQKSRALELEKGNFLQRAKNTVPVLIPLIVASIKTAHELSIALESRAFGASKRRTFLHSIKMETKDYISLGVLISLFFMAVYARYYLKVGYIKLF from the coding sequence ATGATGTATACCCTTTATTTAGAACGAGACTCATTCCTCCATAGTATGGATCCTAGAGTTAAAATAATTGGATCGTTTCTTGGCGTAGTGGCCCTTATATTATTCAACTCTCCATACCTTCTTTTGGCAATATTTTTAGGGCTCATTTTAATCCTTAACTTCTTGGGTAAGATACAGTACAGGGAGATCTTTAAAGCATTGAAACCTCTTATGCCCATAGTACTAATTGCTATGGTGATATGGCCATTTATCCTAAAGCCTTGGTATTTTGGTCTTTTAATAGGAGTTGGTTATGGGATTAGATTGCTCTCAGTGGCCCTTCTTACTTTGGGCCTTATAATGACAACTTCGCAGAAGGATCTTGTACTTGGGTTTATCAAGATGGGAATGCCATATGAAATTGGACTTACACTCACAATAGCCCTTCGTTACATTCCGACCCTTTACATGCTTACCCAGACAATAATGGATGCTCAAAAGTCAAGAGCTTTGGAATTAGAAAAAGGAAACTTTCTTCAAAGAGCTAAGAATACTGTTCCTGTCCTGATTCCCTTAATAGTGGCTTCAATAAAGACTGCTCACGAGCTCAGCATTGCTTTGGAAAGTAGGGCTTTTGGTGCCAGCAAAAGAAGAACCTTTCTTCATAGTATTAAAATGGAAACCAAAGACTACATATCTCTTGGAGTACTTATTTCGCTGTTTTTTATGGCTGTTTATGCGAGGTATTATCTTAAGGTTGGGTATATTAAGTTGTTTTAG
- a CDS encoding MazG nucleotide pyrophosphohydrolase domain-containing protein: MSIQKEVDELIKKFGGYWEPFAMLTALIEELGELSREILKAEGVKGQKEPAQIVEEIGDVLFALLCIANYYNIDAEKALHKTISKYSSRDRERWKSPIT; this comes from the coding sequence ATGAGTATCCAAAAGGAAGTTGACGAGCTCATAAAAAAATTTGGGGGGTATTGGGAACCTTTTGCAATGCTAACTGCACTTATTGAAGAACTGGGAGAACTATCTCGAGAGATATTAAAAGCGGAGGGGGTAAAAGGTCAAAAAGAACCAGCACAAATTGTAGAAGAAATTGGAGACGTCTTATTTGCTCTTTTATGCATTGCAAACTACTATAATATTGATGCAGAAAAAGCTCTTCACAAAACAATTTCTAAGTATTCATCTCGAGATAGAGAAAGATGGAAATCTCCAATTACATAA
- a CDS encoding DUF7344 domain-containing protein, giving the protein MREVRGGVQMRSEANTMSPSSMILGNDRRMLLIKYLQERDGKADLRDIVDFIAEEEGQTDRRHRKSVYVSLIQTHIPKMERAGIIKFDHHTVTLLEIPENVDVYMEMVGKHDISWSAFYAGVSIIFAITGLWLNNLPLVIVSGIYLGLSIIQHFKTYRVLSSGSREE; this is encoded by the coding sequence ATGAGAGAAGTACGTGGAGGGGTTCAAATGAGGAGTGAGGCAAATACAATGAGCCCTTCCTCAATGATATTGGGTAATGATAGAAGGATGCTCCTGATTAAATATCTCCAAGAACGCGATGGAAAGGCTGATTTAAGAGATATAGTGGACTTCATAGCCGAAGAAGAAGGGCAAACTGATAGAAGACATAGGAAAAGTGTTTACGTTAGCTTGATCCAAACACATATCCCCAAAATGGAACGAGCAGGAATAATAAAATTTGACCATCACACTGTCACATTATTAGAGATTCCTGAAAATGTTGATGTATACATGGAGATGGTAGGAAAACACGATATAAGTTGGAGTGCTTTTTATGCAGGGGTTTCTATAATATTTGCCATTACTGGTTTATGGCTCAATAATCTTCCTCTTGTCATAGTATCCGGGATCTACCTAGGTCTTTCAATAATTCAGCACTTTAAGACTTATAGGGTTCTTAGCTCGGGAAGTCGTGAAGAGTAA
- the mobA gene encoding molybdenum cofactor guanylyltransferase, with the protein MRAYVLAFPERRWENYLLPINEEPVVKIVERRLLTAKRIDEVITIVRKGQLKKFSLHILRPEGVNARNKLEALYKVLPFSGEIFLIEGNMPLVMPFLLNYLSTLFYELDIEALIPSWASGQLEITHAFYDARALKKAIEVCLAENERRLSCIAKYLDYKRISIEELSKRNPKVTLSFFKIRNSFDLAFVEENLKRGF; encoded by the coding sequence ATGCGTGCCTATGTATTAGCTTTTCCAGAGAGGAGATGGGAGAACTATTTACTTCCAATAAATGAGGAACCAGTAGTAAAAATAGTTGAGAGGAGATTATTAACAGCAAAACGAATTGATGAAGTTATTACAATAGTTAGGAAAGGTCAATTAAAGAAATTCTCCCTTCATATATTGAGGCCAGAAGGCGTAAATGCGAGAAATAAGCTTGAAGCTCTCTATAAGGTTTTGCCTTTCTCAGGAGAGATTTTTCTTATTGAGGGAAACATGCCTCTGGTGATGCCCTTTTTACTAAATTACCTCTCCACTCTCTTCTATGAGTTGGATATTGAGGCTTTAATACCCTCATGGGCCAGTGGGCAGCTCGAAATAACTCATGCTTTTTATGATGCAAGGGCCCTAAAAAAGGCAATTGAGGTTTGTTTGGCTGAGAATGAGAGGCGGTTGAGTTGTATTGCAAAATATCTCGATTATAAGAGAATTAGTATAGAAGAACTTAGCAAAAGGAATCCTAAAGTTACACTAAGCTTTTTCAAAATCAGAAACTCGTTTGACTTGGCATTTGTAGAAGAAAATTTAAAGAGAGGTTTCTAG
- a CDS encoding energy-coupling factor ABC transporter ATP-binding protein, protein MIEVRNLWHIYNGKRVAVKGVDLTIGNEIVALVGPNGSGKTTLAKHLNGLLKPTRGKVIVDGMDTRKHSVAELAKTVGYVFQNPEHMFFEESVLKEVAFGPKNLGLSDEEIEKRTKWALKEVNLEGYEDRSPYALSGGEKQRLAIACVLAMRPKYLILDEPTTGLDEENAKSIKRIIRNLYSEGHGVLLITHEMELVLELADRVVLLYNGEKIFDGDVRGFFELELRKYDLDRPRLLDISQRAGIGFVRNIEDFVKALEMRT, encoded by the coding sequence ATGATAGAAGTAAGGAATCTCTGGCATATCTACAATGGGAAGAGAGTGGCAGTTAAAGGAGTAGATCTAACTATTGGAAATGAGATAGTTGCATTAGTAGGGCCTAACGGCTCAGGGAAGACCACTTTGGCGAAGCATCTAAACGGTCTTTTAAAGCCAACGAGAGGGAAAGTCATAGTTGATGGAATGGATACAAGAAAACATAGTGTGGCAGAACTTGCTAAAACAGTAGGTTATGTCTTTCAAAATCCTGAGCACATGTTTTTTGAGGAGAGTGTGCTCAAAGAGGTAGCATTTGGGCCAAAAAATCTTGGACTATCAGATGAAGAAATTGAGAAAAGGACTAAATGGGCCCTGAAAGAAGTGAACCTTGAAGGATATGAAGACAGATCCCCCTATGCACTCAGTGGAGGAGAAAAGCAAAGACTAGCTATTGCATGTGTCTTAGCTATGCGACCAAAATATCTTATTCTCGATGAGCCTACTACAGGTCTTGATGAAGAAAATGCTAAAAGTATAAAGAGAATAATTAGAAATCTCTACTCTGAGGGACACGGAGTTCTCTTGATAACACATGAAATGGAGCTTGTTCTTGAGCTCGCTGATAGAGTGGTTCTTTTATATAATGGGGAAAAAATCTTTGATGGGGATGTTAGAGGATTTTTTGAGCTTGAGCTGAGAAAATATGATTTAGATAGGCCCAGATTACTAGATATCAGCCAAAGAGCGGGTATTGGATTTGTAAGGAATATTGAGGATTTTGTGAAGGCCTTGGAGATGAGAACATGA
- a CDS encoding Lrp/AsnC family transcriptional regulator, whose translation MKNKIDKFDLQIMSVLAKNARINYRQLAELLNTTRQRVSRRLERLEREGVIKKYTIIPDFDRLGYIYVAIGISLKPGAPIEKIIETLKEDEEVKVIQRAIGYHQLIVHLVAPKNMKEIERKIHELSKKVEGLEGMDMSFVTDIVKFELV comes from the coding sequence ATGAAAAACAAAATTGACAAATTTGATTTACAAATTATGAGTGTATTAGCGAAAAATGCCAGAATTAATTATAGACAGCTTGCAGAACTTCTGAACACGACAAGACAGAGGGTTTCTAGACGACTAGAGAGGCTCGAAAGGGAAGGAGTAATAAAGAAATACACTATAATACCAGATTTTGACAGGCTAGGTTATATTTACGTGGCTATCGGTATTTCCTTAAAACCTGGAGCTCCAATTGAGAAAATAATTGAGACCTTAAAAGAGGATGAAGAAGTAAAAGTCATTCAGAGGGCTATTGGATATCACCAGTTGATAGTTCATTTAGTAGCTCCGAAGAATATGAAAGAAATCGAAAGAAAAATCCATGAACTCTCTAAAAAAGTTGAAGGATTAGAAGGTATGGACATGAGTTTTGTAACAGACATTGTTAAATTTGAGCTCGTCTAA
- a CDS encoding Mov34/MPN/PAD-1 family protein encodes MRIKIRRDLLQYLLQLARDFYPNEFGGFLREKDGIFEEVLIIPKGYFGKESIYFDTWLLPHDENIKGTVHSHPGPSSQPSQPDKKFFSKFGGVHVIISYPFKEWSVKAYNSEGVEIEIEIID; translated from the coding sequence ATGAGAATAAAGATTAGAAGGGATCTTCTCCAATATCTTCTCCAGCTGGCAAGAGACTTTTATCCCAATGAATTTGGAGGGTTTTTAAGAGAAAAAGACGGCATTTTTGAAGAGGTCTTGATAATCCCAAAAGGATACTTTGGAAAAGAATCAATTTACTTCGATACCTGGCTCCTTCCTCATGATGAAAATATAAAAGGGACCGTTCACTCTCATCCCGGCCCTTCCTCACAACCATCACAACCTGATAAGAAGTTTTTTTCTAAATTTGGCGGAGTTCATGTGATAATCTCATATCCCTTCAAGGAGTGGAGTGTGAAAGCTTACAATAGTGAGGGTGTAGAAATAGAAATAGAGATTATTGATTAG
- a CDS encoding DUF92 domain-containing protein yields the protein MNIILSVTLVGTLGIMAYKLGALDNKGALAATFLGILTLGLGGVYPFLALLAFVILGILATRYHFSEKIRNGIAQEGKGIRSWENVFGNGLAALIFLLIEYYTKQDLFWTATFSAIATANADTLASELGKIWGKAPRIITTLKPALPGEEGAISLPGEAVAIAGAFVIGLFAIPLSNKWIEMLTAITLGGFLGCNIDSIIGATLEKRGLVNNHHTNFLATFLGGLAGALIFSLLL from the coding sequence ATGAACATCATACTCAGTGTAACACTAGTGGGAACACTTGGAATTATGGCATATAAACTGGGAGCATTGGACAATAAAGGCGCATTAGCTGCCACTTTCTTGGGGATCCTAACCTTAGGATTAGGGGGAGTATATCCATTTCTTGCTCTCTTAGCCTTTGTAATACTTGGAATTCTAGCTACCAGGTATCACTTTTCTGAAAAAATCAGAAATGGAATTGCACAAGAAGGCAAGGGGATTAGAAGCTGGGAAAATGTTTTTGGGAACGGTTTAGCTGCATTAATATTTCTGCTTATAGAATATTACACAAAGCAAGACCTTTTTTGGACTGCAACATTTTCGGCAATAGCTACCGCAAATGCAGATACCCTAGCCAGCGAACTAGGAAAAATCTGGGGAAAAGCTCCAAGAATTATAACCACTCTCAAACCAGCACTACCAGGAGAGGAAGGTGCTATATCCTTACCGGGTGAAGCAGTTGCAATAGCAGGGGCATTTGTCATAGGCCTTTTTGCCATTCCCTTAAGCAATAAGTGGATTGAAATGCTTACTGCGATAACTTTGGGTGGATTCTTGGGATGCAATATAGATAGCATTATTGGGGCCACACTAGAAAAAAGAGGCTTGGTTAACAATCACCATACAAACTTTTTAGCAACCTTCCTTGGAGGACTTGCTGGAGCTTTGATCTTCTCTCTCTTGCTATGA
- a CDS encoding IS607 family transposase: MERHYTLKEASKILGVTVKTLQNWDKQGKIKVVRTVGGRRRIPESEIKRILGIQEERKIIGYARVSSRTQKDDLNRQVQTIKEFAKEKGWDIEILKDIDSGLNEKRKNYQKLLKMVTNKEVSKVIITYPDRLTRFGFKTLKTLFQAFGTEIIVINGELQKEPREELIEDLITIISHFAGKLYGMRSHKYKEVVKNAKQLFQE, encoded by the coding sequence ATGGAGAGGCATTATACTCTAAAAGAAGCCTCGAAAATCCTTGGAGTTACTGTAAAAACGCTTCAGAATTGGGACAAACAAGGAAAAATTAAAGTTGTCAGAACAGTTGGGGGGCGAAGAAGGATTCCAGAAAGCGAAATCAAGAGGATCCTTGGGATTCAAGAGGAAAGGAAGATAATCGGTTACGCAAGAGTCTCAAGCAGAACCCAAAAAGACGATTTGAACAGACAAGTCCAAACAATAAAAGAATTCGCAAAAGAGAAAGGTTGGGACATTGAAATCCTCAAAGATATCGACTCGGGGCTAAACGAAAAGAGGAAAAACTACCAGAAGCTCCTCAAAATGGTGACAAACAAGGAAGTCTCAAAAGTCATCATTACATATCCCGACAGGTTAACACGATTCGGTTTTAAAACTTTAAAAACGCTCTTTCAAGCCTTTGGAACGGAGATAATAGTAATCAATGGAGAACTTCAAAAAGAGCCGAGAGAAGAACTCATTGAAGACTTGATAACAATAATCTCGCACTTTGCTGGCAAGCTGTACGGCATGCGTTCTCACAAGTATAAAGAGGTTGTGAAGAATGCAAAACAACTCTTCCAAGAATGA
- a CDS encoding RNA-guided endonuclease InsQ/TnpB family protein, with protein MQNNSSKNETVVRAYSIQLQGDSVILEFIEEYYKMAKTALQEILNTEKFTKFERKQLRDTLLENWNYAAHYVDSAINQMLGLVKSYKRKLKKGKKAREPKLKKKFVYVKSTLFRLKGTTLEITIIPREYYLEIDLTEYHYLHPLLEGIKEGKAKLGGLFLFPDKLVLNFVKTVEYFEPKDWMSIDINLTNITALAGLTVYRFDTRELYHVHRVYEEKRQKIQKISTWNRRLSTELLEKYSGREKNRARDFLHKLSNKIVEIAREKQMGIILEDLNGIKERVLNGSKSLNRKLSKWNARELQRLIEYKAKWFGVPVVYINPRNSSRVCPVCGGRLIPQEGRLMKCSCGLVEDRDFIAVLNLRMWGSGVTPKGLEVSRAFTDDGPMKTNPYGIIAIEKQRIGIKFHKITLTSP; from the coding sequence ATGCAAAACAACTCTTCCAAGAATGAAACCGTCGTGAGGGCGTACTCAATTCAACTTCAAGGCGATAGTGTTATTCTGGAGTTTATTGAAGAGTACTACAAAATGGCAAAAACTGCACTCCAAGAAATCCTCAATACCGAAAAATTCACGAAGTTTGAGAGGAAACAACTCCGAGACACGCTTTTAGAGAACTGGAACTATGCTGCCCACTACGTTGACTCTGCAATAAACCAAATGCTCGGTCTCGTGAAATCATACAAGCGAAAACTCAAGAAAGGAAAGAAAGCTCGGGAACCAAAGCTGAAGAAGAAATTCGTTTACGTGAAATCAACACTCTTCAGGCTAAAAGGCACAACCCTCGAAATCACAATAATTCCGAGAGAATACTACCTCGAGATTGACTTGACAGAGTATCACTACTTGCATCCTCTCCTTGAGGGAATCAAAGAGGGAAAAGCAAAGCTTGGTGGCTTGTTTTTATTTCCAGACAAACTCGTCCTAAACTTTGTGAAAACTGTAGAGTACTTCGAGCCGAAGGACTGGATGAGCATTGACATAAATCTGACCAACATCACTGCTCTTGCCGGTTTAACAGTCTACCGCTTCGACACTAGAGAGCTTTATCACGTTCACAGAGTTTACGAGGAGAAGAGGCAGAAAATTCAAAAAATTTCCACATGGAATAGAAGATTGAGCACAGAGCTACTGGAAAAGTACTCCGGAAGGGAGAAAAACCGAGCAAGAGATTTCTTGCACAAGTTATCTAATAAAATTGTTGAAATTGCTAGGGAAAAACAGATGGGTATAATCCTTGAGGACTTGAATGGCATAAAGGAGAGGGTTTTGAACGGTTCAAAGAGTTTGAACAGGAAGCTTTCAAAGTGGAATGCTCGTGAACTGCAAAGATTGATTGAGTATAAAGCGAAGTGGTTTGGGGTTCCAGTTGTTTACATTAATCCGAGAAATTCTTCTCGTGTTTGTCCCGTATGCGGGGGTCGGTTAATACCCCAAGAGGGGCGTTTAATGAAGTGCTCTTGCGGTCTTGTTGAGGATAGGGATTTTATTGCTGTGTTGAACCTTCGGATGTGGGGCTCAGGGGTTACCCCGAAAGGGTTAGAGGTTTCGAGGGCTTTCACCGATGACGGGCCAATGAAGACCAACCCCTACGGGATTATTGCAATAGAAAAACAAAGAATTGGAATAAAATTCCATAAAATCACACTAACTTCCCCGTAG
- a CDS encoding helix-turn-helix domain-containing protein, whose protein sequence is MEKSEISVEKEILKILREKGELTVAFITRFLNESGIECTRQKVEKTLEKLSRAGIVEFFYRNGNHRRHYRLVVQ, encoded by the coding sequence ATGGAAAAGTCAGAAATTTCTGTTGAAAAAGAAATTTTGAAGATTCTTAGGGAAAAAGGGGAGTTAACAGTTGCTTTCATTACTCGTTTTTTAAACGAAAGTGGTATTGAGTGTACCCGTCAAAAAGTTGAAAAAACACTTGAAAAGTTGTCAAGAGCAGGAATTGTAGAGTTTTTCTATAGAAATGGGAACCATAGAAGGCACTATCGGTTGGTGGTGCAATGA
- a CDS encoding ArsR/SmtB family transcription factor produces MKVRELLEGLNEKQRKTVQKCLASCEILDLEEEVETELSPKLMEFIKVLSNPIRAGIIKMLKNRWMCVCLIAKALNQDQTLISHHLRTLKSMNLLHERREGKLRFYKTNMEELKKYLSVLEKELF; encoded by the coding sequence ATGAAGGTGAGGGAACTTCTTGAAGGACTTAACGAAAAACAGAGAAAAACAGTTCAGAAGTGTCTGGCCTCATGTGAAATACTTGACCTAGAAGAAGAAGTAGAGACAGAGTTGTCTCCTAAACTTATGGAATTTATTAAGGTTCTGTCAAACCCAATAAGAGCTGGGATAATAAAGATGCTCAAAAACAGATGGATGTGTGTCTGTTTAATAGCAAAGGCGCTGAATCAAGACCAAACACTCATAAGCCACCATTTAAGAACTCTAAAGAGCATGAACCTTTTACATGAACGACGAGAGGGCAAGCTAAGATTCTATAAAACAAACATGGAAGAACTTAAAAAATATCTCTCTGTATTGGAAAAAGAACTCTTTTAG